In the Penaeus chinensis breed Huanghai No. 1 chromosome 31, ASM1920278v2, whole genome shotgun sequence genome, one interval contains:
- the LOC125041906 gene encoding uncharacterized protein LOC125041906, which translates to MLRIAVVLCVVASSMGFMMPEAMLKKYAYMKIMKSCLGEEKVMSWMFEMKKAMAECGGEYDEYLEELRLRPNYIPVYVNAPFMSHFPQPPSQGRTKRFVDFEAVDIEGMKESMQSKINNITCALQKLEYINEEGAVNYDLFKEEIEDLNVNNMLKADLLEAVDMCESFSSCMPTEQSKHPLMQQLGSAISFMKCCSMKKLMMCMKNDFRTYAAQMGYKGPLDEAMEQVPSNLEELFDNLM; encoded by the exons ATGCTGCGAATCGctgttgtgctgtgtgtggtgGCCTCCTCCATGGGCTTCATGATGCCCGAGGCTATGCTTAAGAAGTATGCATACATGAAG ATCATGAAGAGCTGCCTGGGCGAAGAGAAAGTCATGAGTTGGATGTTTGAAATGAAGAAGGCCATGGCAGAGTGCGGGGGCGAATATGATGAATACTTG GAAGAACTGAGGCTCAGGCCAAATTATATCCCTGTTTACGTCAATGCGCCCTTCATGTCCCACTTTCCGCAGCCACCTTCCCAGGGCAGGACG AAACGTTTCGTCGACTTCGAGGCTGTAGATattgagggaatgaaggaaagcaTGCAGTCCAAGATCAACAACATCACCTGCGCTCTCCAGAAACTCGAATAC ATTAATGAAGAAGGGGCAGTTAACTACGATTTGTTCAAAGAGGAAATCGAAGACTTGAACGTCAACAACATGCTCAAAGCCGACCTTCTGGAGGCCGTGGACATGTGCGAGAGCTTCAGCAGCTGCATGCCCACGGAGCAAAGCAAGCACCCTCTCATGCAGCAGCTGGGATCCGCCATTAGCTTCATGAAATGCTGCAGCATGAAGAAG cTGATGATGTGCATGAAGAACGACTTCCGTACATACGCCGCTCAAATGGGTTACAAAGGACCCCTCGATGAAGCAATGGAGCAGGTTCCTAGCAATCTTGAAGAGCTATTCGATAACCTCATGTAA